In Buchnera aphidicola (Brachycaudus tragopogonis), the following are encoded in one genomic region:
- the glyA gene encoding serine hydroxymethyltransferase, giving the protein MFNSKIEFKKYDPELWTAIEKENKRQELHIELIASENYTSHYVMQAQGSQLTNKYAEGYPGKRYYGGCKYVDIIEELAINRAKKLFDADYVNVQPHSGSQANFAVYTALLNPGDTILGMKLSHGGHLTHGSPVNFSGKMYNVISYGVDLNGDINYEELLSLTKKYKPKMIIGGFSAYSGICDWKKMRQIADEVNAYFVVDIAHIAGLVAAKIYPNPISYAHIVTSTTHKTLAGPRGGLILAKNGNENLYKKLNLSVFPGAQGGPLMHIIAGKAVAFKEALEPEFRKYQIQIVKNAKKMAQNFLIKGYKIISGGTYNHLFLIDLTNKKLTGKDADIALSKANITVNKNTIPNDVQSPFVTSGIRIGTSAVTRRGFKEKEVVTVSNWIANILDDVNDNNNIINIKNQVLEICKEYPVYF; this is encoded by the coding sequence ATGTTTAATTCTAAAATAGAATTCAAAAAATATGATCCAGAATTATGGACCGCTATAGAAAAAGAAAATAAAAGACAAGAATTACATATAGAATTAATTGCATCTGAAAATTATACAAGTCATTATGTTATGCAAGCTCAGGGGTCACAGTTAACAAATAAATATGCAGAAGGTTATCCTGGAAAAAGATATTATGGTGGTTGTAAATATGTAGATATCATTGAAGAATTAGCAATTAATAGAGCAAAAAAACTATTTGATGCTGATTATGTTAACGTTCAACCGCATTCCGGATCTCAAGCTAATTTTGCTGTTTATACAGCGCTATTAAATCCTGGTGATACTATATTAGGTATGAAGTTATCTCATGGAGGTCATTTAACTCATGGTTCTCCTGTCAATTTTTCAGGTAAAATGTATAATGTTATTTCATATGGAGTAGATCTTAACGGTGATATTAATTATGAAGAACTATTATCTTTAACTAAAAAATATAAACCAAAAATGATTATTGGTGGTTTTTCAGCATATTCTGGTATCTGTGATTGGAAAAAAATGCGTCAAATTGCAGATGAAGTAAATGCATATTTTGTTGTTGATATAGCTCATATTGCTGGTCTAGTTGCAGCCAAAATTTATCCTAATCCAATTAGTTATGCACATATTGTCACTAGTACAACTCATAAAACATTAGCAGGACCGCGAGGTGGGTTGATTCTTGCTAAAAATGGAAATGAAAATTTATATAAAAAATTAAATTTATCAGTTTTTCCTGGCGCACAAGGAGGTCCTCTGATGCATATTATTGCAGGAAAAGCAGTTGCATTTAAAGAAGCTTTAGAACCAGAATTCAGAAAATATCAAATACAAATAGTTAAAAACGCAAAAAAAATGGCTCAAAATTTCTTAATAAAGGGATATAAAATAATATCTGGTGGTACTTATAATCATTTATTTTTAATTGATTTAACAAATAAAAAATTAACAGGAAAAGATGCTGATATAGCTTTAAGCAAAGCTAATATTACTGTTAATAAAAATACTATACCTAATGATGTACAAAGTCCTTTTGTCACTTCAGGCATTCGTATTGGCACATCTGCTGTAACTAGAAGAGGATTTAAAGAAAAAGAGGTTGTTACAGTATCAAACTGGATAGCTAATATTTTAGACGATGTGAATGATAATAATAATATTATTAATATTAAAAATCAAGTATTAGAGATTTGTAAAGAATATCCAGTTTATTTTTAA
- the bioD gene encoding dethiobiotin synthase has translation MIKKFFITGTDTNVGKTFTSSILLKKATKAGYDTAGYKPVSSGSKKKSYGIINHDAMILKMNSSITLSYTEVNPISFLENAPPHMLSKFQKKTIKIEDLSLGLKKITAKSNWVLIEGAGGWYTPLSYTNTFSDWVKKEQLTVIIVVGIKLGCINHAILTEKAILSEEIKCGGWIANYILPNNRYNIHYIQTLLNYIKSPLLGIIPYFNNKNKINIEKIKIRLP, from the coding sequence ATGATTAAAAAATTTTTTATTACTGGTACTGATACCAATGTTGGTAAAACTTTTACAAGCAGTATTCTATTAAAAAAAGCAACAAAAGCAGGGTATGATACAGCAGGATATAAACCTGTTTCTTCTGGATCTAAAAAAAAATCATACGGCATCATAAATCATGATGCAATGATTCTTAAAATGAATAGTTCAATAACTTTAAGTTATACAGAAGTAAACCCTATTTCATTTTTAGAAAATGCTCCTCCTCATATGTTAAGTAAATTTCAAAAAAAAACTATTAAAATTGAAGATTTATCTTTAGGTTTAAAAAAAATCACTGCAAAAAGTAATTGGGTTTTAATAGAAGGTGCTGGTGGATGGTACACTCCTTTATCTTATACAAATACTTTTTCTGATTGGGTTAAAAAAGAACAATTAACTGTCATTATTGTTGTTGGAATTAAATTAGGATGTATAAATCATGCTATTTTAACAGAAAAAGCTATTCTTTCAGAAGAAATCAAATGCGGTGGTTGGATTGCTAATTATATATTACCAAATAATAGATATAATATACATTATATCCAAACTTTGTTAAATTATATTAAATCTCCATTATTAGGTATAATTCCTTATTTCAATAATAAAAATAAAATTAATATTGAAAAAATAAAAATTAGATTACCTTAA
- the ispG gene encoding flavodoxin-dependent (E)-4-hydroxy-3-methylbut-2-enyl-diphosphate synthase gives MNKYKKINRRKSDRIYVGAIPIGNNAPIAVQSMTNTRTTNTFKTIQQILELQKVGADIVRVSIPTLEAAESFKLIKRKVTVPLIADIHFDYRLALKAIEYGADCLRINPGNIGNKKRVSEIIKCVKDKNIPIRIGVNSGSLEKDILKKYNVPTPQALVESAMRHIEYFDALNFNQFKVSVKASNVFLAVEAYQILGKKITQPLHIGITEAGSLRNGTVKSSIGIAFLLLEGIGDTLRISLAANPIEEVKVGYDILQTLGIRSRGVNFIACPTCSRQEFDVINTVNQLEKKLEDISTPIDISIIGCVVNGIGEAKIATLGLTGGCKKSAFYEDGIRQKNKLKNEEIIEQMEIKIREKVKKINKIKN, from the coding sequence ATGAATAAATACAAAAAAATTAATAGAAGAAAATCTGATCGTATTTATGTTGGTGCAATTCCTATTGGTAATAATGCACCTATTGCGGTTCAATCTATGACTAATACTCGTACAACAAATACCTTCAAAACTATTCAACAAATTTTAGAATTACAAAAAGTAGGTGCAGATATTGTTCGTGTTTCTATACCAACTTTAGAAGCTGCAGAATCATTTAAACTCATTAAAAGAAAAGTAACGGTTCCATTAATAGCAGATATACACTTTGATTATAGATTAGCTTTGAAAGCAATAGAATATGGAGCAGATTGTTTAAGAATTAATCCTGGAAACATTGGAAATAAAAAAAGAGTATCAGAAATTATAAAATGTGTAAAAGACAAAAATATACCAATTCGCATTGGTGTTAACTCAGGATCACTAGAAAAAGATATATTAAAAAAATATAATGTTCCTACCCCACAAGCTTTAGTAGAATCAGCTATGAGACATATTGAATATTTTGATGCTTTAAATTTTAATCAATTTAAAGTTAGTGTTAAAGCATCTAATGTATTTTTAGCTGTAGAAGCTTATCAAATATTAGGAAAAAAAATTACACAACCTTTACATATTGGAATAACAGAAGCAGGAAGCTTAAGAAACGGAACAGTAAAATCGTCGATTGGGATAGCTTTTTTATTATTAGAAGGAATTGGAGATACACTAAGAATTTCATTAGCCGCTAATCCTATTGAAGAAGTAAAAGTAGGTTATGATATTTTACAAACTTTAGGTATACGGTCTAGAGGTGTTAACTTTATTGCTTGTCCTACTTGTTCTAGACAAGAGTTTGATGTAATCAATACAGTTAATCAATTAGAAAAAAAATTAGAAGATATATCTACTCCTATCGATATATCTATAATTGGTTGTGTCGTCAACGGGATTGGTGAAGCCAAAATAGCAACGTTAGGATTAACAGGAGGTTGTAAAAAAAGTGCATTTTATGAAGATGGAATACGTCAAAAAAATAAATTAAAAAATGAAGAAATTATCGAGCAAATGGAAATTAAAATAAGAGAAAAAGTAAAAAAAATAAATAAAATAAAGAACTAA
- a CDS encoding inositol monophosphatase family protein, with translation MHPMLNIAIRAVRKGGNIIIQNYDSQKFVKEDIEKNKIFIRNIMYKTYKTISEIIHKSYPNHVILNKKEQCLLIKNKNNTIWIVNELDGKNNFIKHFPHFCISIAVIVKNNTEISVIYDPIRNDLFTAVKGQGSQLNGYRTRCSNINTLQYTTVAVNLPKYIHEKSSSYFELYKKLISYGMFFRCTGSTVLDLAYVAAGRIDCFFDFNLEPSNFIAGKLQARESGCLISDFTGGHENNNCHSGNLTSSPKFVRLITEKIRECSLL, from the coding sequence ATGCATCCCATGTTAAATATTGCTATTCGTGCAGTACGAAAAGGAGGGAACATTATTATTCAAAATTATGATTCACAAAAATTTGTTAAAGAAGACATAGAAAAAAATAAAATATTTATTAGAAACATTATGTATAAAACTTATAAAACAATTAGTGAAATTATTCATAAATCATATCCTAATCATGTTATTTTAAATAAAAAAGAACAATGCTTACTTATTAAAAATAAAAACAATACTATTTGGATAGTTAATGAACTAGATGGGAAGAACAATTTTATTAAACATTTTCCTCATTTTTGCATATCAATTGCGGTTATTGTAAAAAATAATACAGAAATTTCTGTTATATATGATCCTATAAGAAATGACTTATTTACAGCTGTAAAAGGACAAGGTTCACAATTAAATGGTTATCGAACTAGATGTAGTAATATTAATACTTTACAATATACTACAGTAGCGGTAAATTTACCTAAATACATTCATGAAAAATCATCATCCTATTTTGAACTATATAAAAAATTAATTTCATATGGAATGTTTTTTAGATGTACTGGTTCTACTGTACTTGATTTAGCTTACGTTGCAGCTGGAAGAATCGATTGTTTTTTCGATTTTAATTTGGAACCTAGTAACTTTATAGCAGGAAAATTACAAGCAAGAGAATCCGGCTGTTTAATTAGTGATTTTACAGGAGGTCATGAAAATAATAATTGTCATTCAGGAAATTTAACTAGTAGTCCAAAATTTGTCAGATTAATTACAGAAAAAATTCGAGAATGTTCTTTATTATAA
- the rlmN gene encoding 23S rRNA (adenine(2503)-C(2))-methyltransferase RlmN: MHNIDVLKISQHKINLLDLNRQDLYLFLASLGAKKFSTEQIMNWIYNHYCNDFDKMLNISKKIRTKLQERSYIFASQFIEERTSCDGTIKWITLIDHQKIETVYIPERKRSTLCVSSQIGCALKCDFCATGKQGFNRNLKVSEIIAQIWQANKKLKQKNITNSIRNIVFMGMGEPLLNLNNVVSALKIILDEHGFGLSKRRITLSTSGIVPALNKLSKMIDVCLAISLHASNDSTRDILMPINKKYNIASLLSSVLKYLKYSNANRGGVTIEYVMLKGINDSNKNAEQLANLLNNIPSKINLIPWNSFLGSPFVCSDAKRINIFAEILRNKGFTTVIRKNRGQDINAACGQLTGKIINRFKSLS, translated from the coding sequence ATGCATAATATTGATGTATTAAAAATTTCACAACATAAAATTAATTTATTAGATTTAAATCGTCAAGACTTATATCTTTTCCTTGCTTCTTTAGGTGCAAAGAAATTTTCTACAGAACAAATTATGAATTGGATTTACAATCATTATTGCAATGATTTTGATAAAATGCTGAATATTAGCAAGAAAATTAGGACTAAATTACAAGAAAGATCTTATATATTTGCATCTCAATTTATAGAAGAAAGAACTTCTTGTGATGGGACAATAAAATGGATAACATTAATTGATCATCAAAAAATTGAAACAGTTTATATACCAGAAAGAAAACGTTCTACGCTTTGTGTTTCTTCACAAATAGGATGTGCTTTAAAATGTGATTTTTGCGCTACTGGTAAACAAGGTTTTAATAGAAATTTAAAAGTTTCTGAAATTATTGCTCAAATTTGGCAGGCCAATAAAAAATTAAAACAAAAAAATATCACAAATAGTATTAGAAATATAGTTTTTATGGGTATGGGTGAACCTTTATTAAATTTAAATAATGTTGTTTCTGCGTTAAAAATTATTTTAGATGAACATGGTTTTGGTTTATCAAAACGTCGTATTACTTTATCGACTTCAGGAATAGTACCAGCACTCAATAAGTTAAGCAAAATGATTGATGTTTGTTTAGCAATTTCTTTACATGCTTCTAATGATTCTACTAGAGATATTCTTATGCCAATTAATAAAAAATATAATATTGCATCTCTTTTAAGTTCAGTATTAAAATATTTAAAATACTCTAATGCTAACAGAGGAGGAGTTACGATAGAATATGTCATGCTAAAAGGAATTAACGATTCCAATAAAAATGCTGAACAATTAGCCAATCTATTAAATAATATACCTAGTAAAATCAATCTTATTCCCTGGAATTCTTTTTTAGGTTCACCTTTTGTATGCAGTGATGCTAAAAGAATTAATATTTTTGCAGAAATTTTAAGAAATAAAGGCTTTACTACAGTGATTAGAAAAAATAGAGGACAAGATATTAATGCTGCATGTGGTCAACTAACTGGAAAAATAATTAATCGTTTTAAAAGTCTCTCATAA
- the bioA gene encoding adenosylmethionine--8-amino-7-oxononanoate transaminase, translating into MSQSDTLFDYKHIWHPYSSMINPIPCYSVVSAKGVYLKLTNKKNIIDGMSSWWSAIHGYNHPVLNRALKKQIKKMSHVMFGGITHPPAIALCRQLIELTPKKLDCVFLSDSGSVAIEVAIKMLIQYWQSLGQKRKQFLTIRNGYHGDTFAAMSISDPDNSIHQIYNNLLPNNLFADAPVSSFHKKWQKSDLISFKKIIEENSLKIAGVILEPIVQGVGGMNFYHPAYLKKIKKLCDNYSIPIIFDEIATGFGRTGRLFAFEHAGVIPDILCLGKAITGGTITLAATLTSRHIADTISISQAGCFMHGPTYMANPLACAVANANIKILKTNKWKIQVSNIEKQLSKNLLPLIHYPYVVDVRVLGAIGVVECSHLANVFLMQKFFVENGVWIRPFKKLIYIVPPYTISVAQLNKLTNVITQAVNNRSLFI; encoded by the coding sequence ATGAGTCAATCTGATACACTTTTTGATTATAAACATATTTGGCATCCTTATTCATCTATGATTAATCCTATTCCGTGTTATTCTGTTGTATCAGCTAAAGGGGTATATTTAAAACTTACAAATAAAAAAAATATAATAGATGGTATGTCTTCATGGTGGTCTGCAATACATGGTTACAATCATCCTGTTTTAAATCGAGCTTTAAAGAAACAGATAAAAAAAATGTCTCATGTTATGTTTGGAGGGATTACGCATCCTCCAGCTATAGCACTTTGTCGTCAATTAATTGAATTAACACCAAAAAAACTAGATTGTGTATTTCTTTCTGATTCCGGTTCAGTTGCGATTGAAGTAGCAATAAAAATGTTAATTCAATATTGGCAATCATTAGGTCAAAAAAGAAAACAATTCCTCACTATTCGCAATGGATATCATGGTGATACTTTTGCTGCAATGTCAATTTCTGATCCCGACAATTCTATTCATCAAATATACAATAATTTATTACCAAATAATTTATTTGCAGATGCACCAGTTTCTTCTTTTCATAAAAAATGGCAAAAAAGTGATCTTATATCTTTTAAAAAAATAATAGAAGAAAACTCATTAAAAATAGCAGGAGTGATATTAGAACCTATAGTACAAGGTGTAGGAGGAATGAATTTTTATCATCCTGCATATTTAAAAAAAATAAAAAAATTGTGTGATAATTATTCTATTCCGATAATTTTTGATGAAATTGCAACAGGTTTTGGTCGTACCGGAAGACTTTTTGCTTTTGAACATGCTGGTGTTATACCAGACATATTATGTTTAGGAAAAGCTATTACTGGCGGTACAATTACTTTGGCTGCTACTTTAACATCGCGACATATTGCAGATACTATTAGTATAAGTCAAGCTGGTTGCTTTATGCACGGTCCCACTTATATGGCGAATCCTTTAGCATGTGCTGTTGCAAATGCAAATATAAAAATATTAAAAACTAATAAATGGAAAATACAGGTGTCTAATATTGAAAAACAATTATCTAAAAATTTGTTGCCTTTAATCCATTATCCATATGTTGTTGATGTACGTGTATTAGGTGCTATTGGTGTAGTTGAGTGTTCTCATTTAGCGAATGTATTCTTAATGCAAAAATTTTTTGTTGAAAATGGAGTCTGGATTCGGCCATTTAAAAAGTTAATTTATATTGTTCCGCCTTATACCATTAGTGTTGCTCAATTAAATAAACTAACTAATGTTATCACTCAAGCTGTCAACAATAGATCATTATTTATATAA
- the hisS gene encoding histidine--tRNA ligase, with product MNKEIKSIRGMHDYLPEELKIWNYVETILKEVLASYCYLEIRLPLLEKTEIFKRAIGYITDVVEKEMYSFNDRKGNSLTLRPEGTVGCVRAIIQNHLLHKKNNKFWYLGPMFRYERPQKGRYRQFYQLGAEAFGLDTEDIDFEMILLTNRLWKKIGIDLHINLEINSIGSQKDRLKYKKELVSFLKKNEHLLDLDSKRRLYTNPLRILDSKNETMQKILQEAPLLSEYIDIHSTNHFKNLCSMITDHEIKYIYNKNLVRGLDYYNSTVFEWKSDYLGAQNTICAGGRYDSLIEEMGGKKTSAIGFAIGIERLVLLIKSLNIFSKKIEDINIYIIFIGKENKYHAINLSEEIRNLYPKLKIFINFLNQNLQKKIKNAICSSAKIAIIINRYHIKEKYFVIKDLKNKKEFYLLKHELMIKIQEFFK from the coding sequence GTGAACAAAGAAATTAAATCAATCCGAGGCATGCATGATTATCTTCCAGAAGAATTAAAAATTTGGAATTATGTAGAGACTATCTTAAAAGAAGTTCTAGCTAGCTATTGTTATTTAGAAATTAGATTACCTTTATTAGAAAAAACAGAGATATTTAAAAGAGCTATTGGTTATATTACTGACGTAGTTGAAAAAGAAATGTATTCTTTTAATGATCGAAAAGGTAATAGTTTAACTTTACGTCCAGAAGGCACCGTAGGTTGTGTACGTGCTATAATACAAAATCATTTATTACATAAAAAAAATAATAAATTTTGGTACTTAGGTCCTATGTTTCGATATGAAAGACCACAAAAGGGACGATATCGTCAATTTTATCAGTTAGGTGCTGAAGCATTCGGATTAGATACAGAAGACATTGATTTCGAAATGATTTTATTAACAAATCGGTTGTGGAAAAAAATTGGTATTGATTTACATATTAACTTAGAAATAAATTCTATTGGTTCTCAAAAAGATCGATTAAAATATAAAAAAGAATTAGTATCTTTTCTTAAAAAAAATGAACATTTATTAGATTTAGATTCTAAAAGACGATTATATACTAATCCTTTAAGGATTTTAGATTCTAAAAATGAAACAATGCAAAAAATACTACAAGAAGCACCATTATTAAGTGAATATATTGATATTCATTCAACTAATCATTTTAAAAATTTATGTAGTATGATTACTGATCACGAAATAAAATACATATATAATAAGAACTTAGTAAGAGGATTAGATTATTATAATAGCACTGTATTTGAATGGAAAAGTGATTATTTAGGTGCACAAAACACGATTTGTGCGGGAGGAAGATACGATTCTTTAATTGAAGAAATGGGAGGCAAAAAAACATCTGCTATAGGTTTTGCAATAGGTATAGAACGTTTAGTATTGTTAATCAAATCACTAAATATTTTTTCTAAAAAAATAGAAGATATTAATATATATATTATATTTATAGGAAAAGAAAATAAATACCATGCTATAAACTTGTCTGAAGAAATAAGGAATTTATATCCAAAATTAAAAATATTTATTAATTTTTTAAATCAAAATCTTCAAAAAAAAATCAAAAATGCTATTTGTTCTTCAGCGAAAATCGCTATTATTATCAATCGATATCATATTAAAGAAAAATATTTTGTAATAAAAGATTTAAAAAATAAAAAAGAGTTTTATCTTTTAAAACATGAACTAATGATAAAAATTCAAGAATTTTTTAAATAA
- the pgl gene encoding 6-phosphogluconolactonase, protein MKEIVYISNSVSENIEVWNLYKNGHMNLIQTVITEGQVQPLTIIASKKLLYAGVRPSNKIITYDIDDNGFLKKKNESFIPGHPNYLSLNCTEKFLFCSSYHSNCISVSPLNKHGVPQNPIQIIYDIEGCHAAKINHKYNILFVMSLKEDAIYLYYLTNFGILKNIDQKLLHTKKKSGPRHIVFHPNQDFIYTINELNGTIDVWKIYQKNNIIKIENIQNINLLNNLSSEHYWSSDIHVTTCGRFLYASDRLLNIISLFHIDQNNYKIIFFRSYETEEQPRSFCINSNNTFLVVAGEKSNTFVVYSISKLNGELKKIHIYNTSKNPIWVLIHKLNKY, encoded by the coding sequence ATGAAAGAAATCGTATATATTTCAAATTCAGTTAGTGAAAATATAGAAGTATGGAATTTATATAAAAATGGACACATGAATCTTATACAAACAGTTATAACAGAAGGTCAAGTACAACCGCTTACAATTATTGCAAGCAAAAAATTATTATATGCTGGTGTTCGTCCGAGTAATAAAATTATTACATATGACATAGATGATAATGGTTTCTTGAAAAAAAAAAATGAAAGTTTCATTCCAGGACATCCAAATTATCTTTCACTAAATTGTACAGAAAAATTTTTGTTTTGTAGCTCATATCATTCAAATTGTATTAGTGTAAGTCCTTTAAATAAACATGGCGTCCCTCAAAATCCAATACAAATTATTTATGACATAGAAGGTTGTCATGCTGCAAAAATAAATCATAAATATAATATTTTATTTGTTATGTCTTTAAAAGAAGATGCTATTTATCTATATTATTTAACAAATTTTGGTATATTAAAAAATATTGATCAAAAATTACTTCATACTAAAAAAAAATCAGGACCACGTCATATTGTATTCCATCCTAATCAAGATTTTATTTACACTATTAATGAACTTAATGGCACTATTGATGTATGGAAAATATATCAAAAAAACAATATAATAAAAATAGAAAACATACAAAATATTAATCTATTAAATAATTTATCTTCAGAACATTATTGGTCTTCTGATATTCATGTCACAACTTGTGGTCGTTTTTTATACGCTTCCGATCGATTATTAAATATTATTTCTTTATTTCACATCGATCAAAATAACTACAAAATTATTTTTTTTAGAAGCTATGAAACAGAAGAACAACCTAGATCTTTTTGTATCAATTCTAATAATACTTTTTTAGTAGTAGCTGGAGAAAAATCTAATACATTTGTTGTATATAGTATTTCTAAGTTAAATGGAGAATTAAAAAAAATCCATATCTATAATACTAGTAAAAATCCGATATGGGTTCTTATACACAAACTAAATAAATATTAA